Below is a window of Corvus cornix cornix isolate S_Up_H32 chromosome 2, ASM73873v5, whole genome shotgun sequence DNA.
CAAACCCAGGGACGTGGCTGGATGCAGGAGCTCAGGTGTTTTACTCCTTCTCCCTGGCCTTTGGGGGCCTCATTTCATTCTCCAGTTACAACTCTGTTCAGTAAGTAGCAAGACAAAACCCAAATTTCATATGagtatttcattctttcaaatGAAGCATCTCTATTTTGCCCTATTATTGTGCTACTTGGGACTGGGACAGCCTCCCCTTAGACATGTAGGATGCATCTCCTCTGATTGATCCTAGCTCTCCAAACCAAGATTTCAGGTCCCTGTTCTGGCTGACTTCCTAGAGAAAGATGTGGTGATGCAGGATAGGAAGAAGGGGGCTGGCTGCCCACCAGCAGCTGATGAGCAGGAGTTTCCTCTGTGGGAGTGCTCAGTGCATGGTGAGGCCCTTGGTCTCAGTGCTGTCAGAGCAGGGTGGTAGAGCACACATTTCAAATCAATTCACAGAACACAGTTTAAAACTTAGCTTTGAGATGAGGAGATACAtctaattttgaaatttaaattcaatttctttGTATGTGTGCTGTGAGGCCAGGGGGTGAGGAATCCCATCACGCAGAGACTGACCCAGCCTGCAAACTACCATGCAGCACTATATTCTACACTCCCCCTCATAAAATATTGGAGCAACCACCAATGCCTCCTGGTGCCTGCCATCCCTTCAGCACTCTTGCAGGAAAACCGTGTGGCATTCTCTAAACCTAATATTTTTGACAAACATCTCTGAATTAAGTTTGGATATGTGGTTTGGTCATGCATTcagaaatctgtgtttcagttttggtttgggttcAATTACACCACACCAGCATTTCAGTCACTGAGGAAGTTCCTTGCTACCCCTCTTGATTTCAGGTGTTTTTTGAAAAGATCCTGTGGAATTTTTGGTGCCCGCAAGTCTCAGTGTGAGGTGTCAAGCCCCACCTAAGGGCCAAGTCAATGTCCCACAGTCATGGGGTCAGAACTGAGAGTATTCACCTTTCcaaaagacacaaagaaaaggaCCAGTGCCCTCTGGGTTTTCCAACACACAGGGCAGTGATATCGGGCCATATTCATTCAATGCTCAGTGATTCATGACTTAAggaggaaactgaaaaaagtcAAGGAAACTTCCAAGGAAATATaagtaaaaaaatccccatgCAAAGTCCACAGTGTTACACTGTGGTGTTGGGCCACCTGCAATCCAGAACCAGCTGGATCAGGTATCAGTGACTCTGCCCTAGATGGTTTGGGAGTATAAAAACATCTGGTGTTGGGCCACCTGCAATCCAGAACCAGCTGGATCAGGTATCAGTGACTCTGCCCTAGATGGTTTGGGAGTATAAAAACATCATAAAATACAACAAGGTTTCAGTGCCATCAAGAATTCATTAACTCATAATGAGAAGGAGCTTGAGCACATTACTTtctctaaaaggaaaaaatgcttttcaagcCTGTCATGGAGAATCTCGTGTTACATTGCAAAAACTGACACAAGACtacagccaggaattcccatTCAATGCCCTATGTCCAGCAGAAGCCTATTTGCAATGCTTTAAATGGGGAAAGAACACAGTGTGACAGGTCTTGGTTGGACAGGCTTGCCTCTCCTCTTGAACATGTTCAGAAAATCAAATATGACAACATCAAGTTTACCTCAATACCCCTCTCTTGCCCAGGAGAAATAAGGTATCTACCATTTTACAGCCTTCTCTTAAAACCATTAACTAAATGAATATTGATATTTTATCTTGTCCCTCAGATGAAAGTCTGTTTCTGGCTCGGCAAATTCTTTGTGTTAGCACAGGCACACTGAAGTGCCTGCAGCAGAGAAGTTTCTACAAGGAATTTTTCTATCCCATCTTATCAGCATAACATTCCATTGTTCTTCCAAAACTTGAGAACATTTTGAACCATCTTTTGTTCAACAGTCAAACAAAACTCTTCCCAAGTGCTCTTGGCTACTGCAATTTCACCATACCTAAGAGATATGAAAAGTGAAATTCTGCTCACTTTTCCTGTCTGAGTATCTGAATTCAAGCCCAAATCTTTCAACTTGCAGCACAATACACCAGCAGTGAAGGCACAGCCCATGGCAGTGTGTGTCTGCACACATCCATGACAAGCTTGAAAAGGAGGGGACATAACTCTTTTGCCCCTCATACTTTACTTCCCATGAACCAAACATGAAAACAGCTCAGGCAGTTATTCCTTAtgaacaggattatttgaagtggaaaaaaccaccaaaagaaaccaaaaccataGCTATTAAATTGCTTAAGGCACCAAGTTTTAATTTACTGAATCTAACAGCACTACTTGCGTGCCCTTAGAGGGTACACTGATGTACCTGTGCATTTGTAGACTACTTTTTTCTTAGTCTTGGTAGCCAGTTTCACTGTTTATTTTGGGAATGTGATTGACATCcattgtttcttctctttgaatTGCAGCAACAACTGTGAGAAAGATGCTGTGATCGTTTCAGTGATCAATGGTTTCACATCCATCTATGCCGCAACCGTCATATATTCCATCATTGGATTCAGAGCCACAGCAAGATATGATGACTGTTTTGACAAGTGAGTTACTGTGAAAAGAACCCCCACAGAATATGCAGGTGTTTGTTTAGCTGAGGCAGCTCTGTTAGCCTGCTGATGATGGATTTATCATTTCTGATTAATTGCAGCTCTTGACCCACATGGCATCAGAACTActcattatttataaaaatatggaaTCTTGTGGAACAAATCCCATAGAAAGTGATAATTGTTTAAGTCACCTTATTTCCTACATAGATGTTACATAAGCAACCACATTTCACATTATTGTCCATGCTGACATGTGGCATGAATGTAATATTCCCTGGTTCCTGTGTTAGCTCTGTGTTTAGATTTCCTTCTGGAGAGCTTAAATGCTTAGGTCTCATCAGAGATGCCTCATTTTACCAGGGCAGCCAGACTCTGTGGTTTCCAGTCTAGTTCCTCCACATTCAACTGTGAAACTACATGATTCAGAAGCTGCCCAGTCTGGGGACTGGTGTTTAGTCTGCAATGCTAAGACAGGCACCTAACTCCTGCACAGGTTTCTAGACTGTCCATCCATTTAGTGTCATCTGTGCCATGAAAGACAGTGCTATACTCAtcttggaagaagaaagaaagaattgcACCTGTACATCTGCTGGACTTTCCAGTGTCAAATCTGATCTTGATATTGTACTCTTAATAATTTGTTCAATGAGGTAAATGAATCCTGATGATGCttacaaataaataatctcAAATTACTTCCACTTcactttttcagaaatattcttaCTCTGATGAATGCATTTGATTTGCCAGAAGGTAACGTAACCCAAGATAACTTTGAAcaaatgcagcagctgtgcaaCATGACTGATCCAGAAACTTTTGCAAGCCTCAAGTTTGAAACCTGTGATCTGGTAACTTTCCTGAATGATGTAAGTTTAACACTCTAACGCATATTGATACCTTAAATATGGTAGGAATGCATAGCCACTATTTAGTTGCCAAGTCTAATGACTACCAATGTAAATTTAAGTGCCATGTGATGTTAATGATCCTAAATCTTCCCCAGGGAGCTGAAGGAACTGGCCTAGCCTTTATTGTCTTCACTGAGGCTATTACCAAAATGCCTGTTTCACCTTTGTGGTCCATTCTCTTCTTCATCATGCTCTTCTGCTTGGGTTTGTCATCTATGTTTGGAAATATGGAAGGTGTGCTTGTACCTTTACAAGATCTCAAGATTATACCCTCCAGAGTTCCTAAGGAACTTATTACTGGTAAGTGCTTTTTTAGAGAGAAGTGACCTCCCCACTCTCCCCAGAGAACAGCTTGTGTGCTGAAAAAGAGGGACACTCCACTTCTACCTTCTGATCTGGAGTGGTCTTAAGACCCCCCAGTAACCTACTGAAGATTTTCCCATGTTCCCCAACAGGGCAGCTCCTGTAAGGTTCCATCTgagcctgcaggcagctgttcaCCCTTAGGCTTGCCCATCAGCCTGCTCACAATGACCACTATGTCCTCCACTGGGAAGCTGGAGGACCTGAGTCCTTCACCCAGGCAGGATTTCTCTCAGAGCAACGTTTTCCCATCAGCTACGAGGAAGAGgacctcttttctttcctcagctttctccctttttttttgtgacatcTCCCACCTGTGCAATGTTAGGAGAGTTTTACCCAAATAGAAGCCAGCCTTCCCAGAgtgccattaaaaaataaaggggtGGCCTTCAGGCTGCAAGAGTTACTTTTAAACCTTTATAGCTACTGGGGAaatacttttcttcctctttttgcttttgctttctttgcctAAGTgtgctgttgttttggttttttcccccaggtcTCGTTTGTTTGGTGTGTTATTTTATAGCCTTCATTTTTGTGCTGAATTCTGGTAACTACTGGCTGACTCTATTTGATAGTTTTGCTGGCTCTATTCCCCTGCTGATAATTGCATTTTGTGAGATGTTTGCAGTCGTCTACATTTATGGAATAGACAGGTATGAACTACAGCTTAACCATTACTGGATATCAATGCATAAATGATTATAGCTGTATAACTACAGTGTTGCTGGATCTCTGTGCACAGAATTTCTCTTACAGAATCAATGAAATGATGCAGCTGTAGTTTAGGGTTGCTTATACGTTTCAGGTTTCTTAAAGAGTtctcagcaaaaagaaataatgcttgttaagaatttaaatatgaattctttccattttattaagCCATTATAATAAGTAATGCTCTTTAAAAACCAGTTCAAATAAACACATCCCTAAGATTGCAAGAGAATATTAGGCGTTAACAAGAGCCCTGGAGTGCAATGATATGAgtgcaaataatttattttcaaagtaggCATCAGAATGCAGAAATTTGCAACAGCTACAAAAGAGCCAGTATAGttcatttgccttttaaatatgGTGACATTTATAATAACCCTTCTTCAGGATAATTGCATTAGACATTTAATTAGCAGAAGCAAAGTACAAGCACATTGGCACTAAGCTGAAGGTTTAAAGCAGAGGTATATCCCAGGAGTATTTGCAGGGAGTGCTAAATGATACTGTCCAACACGGGGATCGCCAGGCAGGCTGCAGATATTGGTTTACAGCAGGTTGCAAATCCAAGGCTACTGAGATATGTTCTTATCTCATAAATCCAGGACTTCATCAGTTGTAGCAGTGAGTAACTATCCTCTCAGCTTTCTAGAAATGTAATAAATCAAGTTTCAACATCTTCATGTTTATAATTAATACataagaaatgtgaaataaagtACAGGAAATTCAATCACCCACAAGTTTTACTTGAACTTGTGCCagatccagctgctgctcctggcagtgggGTGAATGCCCTTGTGACCCATTTTCCCATACTTTTATACTACCTGAGGAAGCATGAATCAGGTTAGGTAAATTAGATGGTGTACCCTTGAGGAAGAGGGCTTATCTTAATTTGTTCAGAACAGAAAAGTCTATCTTGAtcacttttccttccctttaaGATCTCAGAACTCTTtacaaagtaaattaaaattattcccAGGACACAAACATGGGTTGAGTCTATAAAGTGGGGGCaatatgtttgtgtgtgtgtgtgtgtgtgtgtgtgtgtgtgtgtgtgtttgattCAGAAAAGAGCCTCTACCAAACTTTCATGTTCCTGGCCAGTACACATCACGGTAGTCCTCTTTGAGAACAGAGCTATCAGGGCTGCCCAAAGGTGGTCCTATCTGCTCCAGATGAATTTCTGTGAccttttcctgagaaaagaTCATTGGTGGAAGGGTGGCTCTGTTGCTTGAAGGAGAACGTATGTGTTATCCACACATGAACTATGCCTGAACGTGTGCTGCAGTCAGGACATGGGGCTCCGTATCATTTTAAGACACCTAGATCTCAGATGTTAGGGATGAAAAGATGAAATCAATTTACATAGTAATTGAGATTCAAGTGGATTCAGTGTGTTGTTCATAGCTGAAGGACCGACTGAATAGCCCCCTCCTAAAAGTTTATCCCCATAGGATATGCAGGAAAGCCAGACAAAAGGACTAAAACAGAAACCCCAAACTTCCAAActaactatttttaaagaagtgtgTGTGGAAGGTTGCATTATATGGAGAGGCCATGAATTGGTTCAGGACTGATGCAGACAGTACCACTCTCAATGCAGGGCTTGTTTCTTcttgtggaaatatttttgccCCATGGTCCATGAATAATCCAAATAACACCATTGTAGGTGTTCTTAATAATGTGTAAAGTTCAATATTGTTTCATTATTCAGCCTGAGAAAACTGGTAGATATCCAAAATAGGCAAACATTATATTATAATCTAACTATTAAATTACTGCTATTTgcctttgttcttttttaatattgtgtCACTCCCTTTAATTTATGCAGCACTGAGATCCTTAACAAAAATTTGTGAAGCAATACTGAAACATGTTTTGgggaaaatccccaaaaaatCTGCACTGATTCTTTCCTGTTGAAACTATTTCACATATGCCTCACAGACTTCTTCAAGACAGTACATTTCCACAAATAATTTTCCTGACTTGCAATGATATGTGCCTTCATTTGAACTCCTGAGGTCTAACTCCTGATGTTGTCAATTCTGGTCTCACACTGGCATTAGCTAATTCCTGGGAACCACAGCTAAGGGTAGTTTGGACTTCTCTGGTTATGAGCAGGCATTCTTTGATCCTGGCCAGCTTTTAAGGTCCTGAACTTCCTATTTTTGTTTCTAGGTTTAACAAGGATATTGAGTTCATGATTGGACACAAGCCCAACATTTTCTGGCAGGTTACCTGGAGACTTATCAGTCCCCTCATTATGTTagttatctttttcttttattttgtggtgACAGTCAACAAAGAACTGCTCTACAGTGTTTGGGACCCTAGCTATGTAAGTATATAAACCAAAATacttatttataattattttaagtattcTTGTTTAACATAAGAGTCATTGTCAGTTATATTCATCTTCCATCAGTTTTCTGGCAAACTTGCTACAAGACATGGAAATGGGACTGCTtacttttctcctcctttgcaACCTCTCTTCCCCCTTAATAATGTTTCAGACCTCCCTCACCCTTTGATTTCAGCCTTCCCACAAAAAGGCTGATTGGCCATAAAGCCCTGGTGGCCTGTCAGGCCCCCCCATTCCCACATTCCTTTGTGCCAAGGAAGTGTTCCAGTCCCCCAGTCTCCCTTCCTGGCTTTTACTTCTTACGTGCCATTTTCTTTAcatcattttaaagaaaaaataaatccaaaacagCTGAGGCTGGAAACCCTCAAGCTGTGGAATTGGCAAACTGTTGTGCCAATGGCCAGCCACTGTTCTGATGACATTTTTGATCTGTTGAATTATTGAATGTGTGCATATTCCCAGGTATTTGCTCCTCATGACTTTCTACAACTTGGTTGTTTGCTCTTTCAGGAGGAGTTCCCCAAAACAGAGAAGGTTCAATATCCCCCGTGGGTGTATGCTATCATTGTAATCCTCGCCGGAGTGCCCAGTTTGGCCATCCCTACCTTTGCCATCTACAAAGCCATCAGGAACTACTGCCAGAAAAAGAATGATCGTACTGGCCTTATTGCTACATCTGAGACTTCCATTAATGGAAACTTAAAGCATTTAtcataaaacagtttttcttttcaaatgtggAAGGATGCTCTGTCAgtgagaaaagtaaaaaaaatatttttttttaagaatccggagttagttttattttcatgaaaggATAACCGTGTGTTGTTTCCAGGTAAACATTTGCTTAACAATGCAATGCACTGTGAAGAGTTGATGGCCTAGCTCCTAGAAGCAAAACACTGACTTTTGCAAGTGATGGGGGCACCAGGTCAAATCATTCATGCTCTTTCTGGTTCTGAAGCCAGCCTGTTTGAAACTGGCTTCCATCCCCTCCTCTTGGGGATGCACTGTGCGTGAAATGCCATAAGTGACTCTTCCATGTGTAATCATTCTAGTTGGGTGGCCAATATGAAGGGTAACTTAATGCTGTCTTCTCTTGCacattaaattgtttttattttacatgcCACTGTGTTGCACAAAGCCACTAATATTATTTGTCTCataaagaagtttaaaatatttaataaaaacatttctaagtACAAGAATGGCAGCTTGATTAATTTAGAATTCTATATATTTTATGAATTGGCTATAACTCCCAAGTTACAAGCAGATAGTGCTACTTTTGCTGATGACAGCAGAGGTAATCTTGCAGTGGGGCAGCAGCAGttcaggaaacagcaaaatctGCCTTCTGTGGCACCCATGAGCAAGGGGTGCACAACTTGTCTGGGGTGCCCATGCTGATGGGAGATCCGAGGCACACAAGGGTGCAAATCTTGCTTTCCTCTGTTGCCATCAGGGTAGGTGGCTCTGGTTCGTgtacacacactcacacacattTACCTTAAAACTATTTCAAGGCTCTAACTTCCATGTGACCCAGTGGAGCTCAGTGAGGAGCCCCATTCCTCATGTGGCCACCAGAGAGGGAAAGGGGCACTGTTAGAGCACCCAGGCTGAGTGCCTGGAGCACACATTGTCCATGTCCCCTCTGGATGGGTGATCCTCTTCATCCAGCTGTCTGTGTACATGGACAACACACTTGGACCACCTTGCAGCAATTCCTACACCCACCTTTTGGAACAAGAATGGATCCAATTTACACCCTCATACTGATTGTAATTGAAACACTCTCTTAAAAGAAATAGGTATACTTAGGGTATATTTACTCCAGAATGTATCTTTAGTGTAGTCTATCTGCTCTAAATAGAGAGTAAAGTACCAGGCATTACATGTGTACTgcatggaatcatagaatcaatggtttgggttggaaaaggccttgaAGATTAGCCAGTTCCAACtttcctgccatgggctgggacaccttccacttgatcaggtttctccaagccccatccaacctggacaTGAAGACTtgcagagatggggcatccacagcttctctgggcaactcATTCCAGAGAATCTGAATGATTAAATTCATTTACAttcaattttcaattttttaaaattacattaatgtAAGTAACTATTTAAACTATTTGAAGATATTGCCCTTTAATGGGAAGAACATTTTTTGTTGGATTTTCCTGCTGATATAAAAGCTCACCAAGAATGAGTAACACCATGTGTGAAGCGGCTGGCTGCAGGTGCCAGGTGTGGAATTCAGGGTGTTGCTGGAAGGGCCCAAACCCGGCTCAAGGCATCTCCTGAttagaagagcagcagaggaaggagtgATGGTGGTGTGTGCCCTGGTAGCACTGACGTTGTGCAAGTGCTGCCAAACCACCTGTGAGACAACCCTGATAAGAGACTGGGAGGTTGGATTGCTCTGTCTATGAGTCTGGATAATTGCAGAGCTGTAAGCAGATCAGCTGTGACAGTCTAGGGATAGCCATGTAGCCTTGATCTGAAACCAGCTTCTGGCTGGATGATCTGCAACCTGATTTGTGTGATtagctgcagagcagggcttttattttggggaaaacaaTTCACCTTCACTGAGAAGCTCTTCCCATTTCAAGAGGGGAATCCAGGCATAAAGTGTTGATTTACTGAAGCAAGCAAGCTTactggctgctctgtgtgaaCTGATTTGgcatgcacacaagcaaaacCCTGGCATGACcgaaagaaaacagaaaaatattcccaCATACTTTCAATAGAAGGAAAGCATTCAGCTCTTGCACTCATCAGTAACtatttaatgaataataaaaatagtcaCTGGGGATTCATTGACAGGTGGGAAGTGATTAACTTCTAGCAACTATTGTGAAAATGGACCAAATGCTAATGTCTGAAAATACAAGGTCtaatttttcttggctttttttctaattgactttttgcatttgaaaaagatGCCTTCATTTATTTACTTCTATTAATAAACTAAGAAAGGAAATGCCAATATTTAATCCACAGatttttacaagtatttttacaattttaattAGTCTGCTGcaaaggtttctttttaattatattcAGCATCACACTTCTCTGGCAGAGTCTGAGAAcataagaacagaaaataaaaacctattTGATCCTGAGTTACCCATTAACAACATATTCCCAAGATATCTAACTATAGAAGGAGCTGCAAAAGAGGCAAGAGTGGTAACTCTCTACATAATAATAATTCCTGGTTTTGTCTTTAAACTGCAGCCTTGGCAATGCCACAATCCTTTGCAtcagatgaaaagaaagctCCACCCCTCTTCCAAGATCCTTCTGTCACCCCGCATAAAACCTGTAGGAGAGACAGGTTTCGATGCATCTTCCCATTTTTAGGGAAAGGGGCTAAGGAGCCAAggatatttcattaaaatgtcaaaagatTTATCAGCAACACCTGAAATCCCTAAAGAAGATGGCAGACCCAAGTGGGACAATAAGTTCCAGTATATTTTAAGCTGTATCGGATTTGCTGTTGGCTTGGGGAACGTGTGGCGATTTCCATACTTGTGTCAGATACACGGAGGCGGTAAGGTTGGAGCGGGGCTTTGCCAAAATACTGAACTGCAATTCTCATACAACTGTACTAACTTCTGGTGGGCATGGAAATTACATCATTTATATCAGTTatatcactttttaaaaaacactagTTCTCATTAATGTTTTGCACCGGTTAATTAGCTTTTTCTATAGAAgtatatttaattataaaatgaTACATTCATTTAGGAAGACCAGGCTGATGCTGACCAGACTGATGATAGAGAAAATCTATGTTAATGTTAAAGTTTTTATACTGCTACTACAGTCCcaatgaaagcaggaaaatgaacCTGCAGCTGGCTACCTTAAGGAGAAGTCCTGGGGAGGCCTGAGGGAACTGGTCCCTAGAAAAATGGCCACCGAACCTCCTTTTGGGATGGTGAGTGAGCCATTCCCCACCCTCCTCTGATGCTCTTAGGAGCTACCTCATCATCTGGAACTACCACTGTACAAAACTAAACTGTGCTTTTGGTTGTCTGTGAGGCTGTTGAAAATGCTCAGCTGATGCAGCAGCAACAGGAGCCTGCCAGGTGTCATGGACAGCTGCCTAAGCCTGTGCCTGGGCAGCAGTTCCACAAGGAATTGCTTTAGAAGCAGACAATTTGGTAAATATAAATGGATCAGAAAAGAGTACTTGAAAACTCACTGACCACAAAAGCTTTTGAAATCTTCTGGTAAGCTGTCTAAAGAAGAGTGAACAAATTGTTTCAGCCTAGTTTAATTTGTTATCTTGCAATTAATTTGAGAAACCAAAAATTCACACCTGGAGAAACTgtcaaatgacagaaaatattatCCCATCCAAGTTTGTTTTACTAAGGTGTCTGTATTACTTGATGAACTACATATATTTCAATCATCTAAGGAACCAAGAATGGATATTGCCTGTAATGGAAGGTGTTTCAGAGTGAAGTAGCCACTTAGGGACTCTGGTAAGTAGCTCGATGAATGAGCTATAGCAGGTTGTATCAAGAGAAAGAATCTTGGCAGATATAGGCAGAGCACTAGGAAGTAGGTAGAGATACTGCTTCCTACAGTAAGACAACTTCTGAACCCCTGACTTTTTCTGAAAGTCCACTTTTCAAAGTCAACTTTAAAAATTagacaaaatgcagaaaagtgCCAGCAATTATTCCAGGGTTGGAAAACTTCTGGGACAAGAAACAACTTGAGAATTCAATCTATTTAGGTGATGAAGTTGAAAACTGAAGAGTATGTTTATCATAGTGTATaaacaagaa
It encodes the following:
- the SLC6A19 gene encoding sodium-dependent neutral amino acid transporter B(0)AT1, which codes for MVKLKLPNPGLEDRIPSHAELEVLEKEEADSRPKWDNKAQYMLTCVGFCVGLGNVWRFPYLCQSHGGGAFMIPFLILLVLEGIPLLHLEFAIGQRLRKGSVGVWSSIHPTLKGVGIASMFVSFLVGLYYNTIIACVMWYFFNSFQEPLPWNNCPLNDNRTDYVEECAKSSPVDYFWYRETLNISTSIEDSGSIQWWLLLCLTSAWAVLYVCTIRGIETTGKAVYVTSTLPYVVLTIFLIRGLTLKGSTNGIVYLFTPNVTELANPGTWLDAGAQVFYSFSLAFGGLISFSSYNSVHNNCEKDAVIVSVINGFTSIYAATVIYSIIGFRATARYDDCFDKNILTLMNAFDLPEGNVTQDNFEQMQQLCNMTDPETFASLKFETCDLVTFLNDGAEGTGLAFIVFTEAITKMPVSPLWSILFFIMLFCLGLSSMFGNMEGVLVPLQDLKIIPSRVPKELITGLVCLVCYFIAFIFVLNSGNYWLTLFDSFAGSIPLLIIAFCEMFAVVYIYGIDRFNKDIEFMIGHKPNIFWQVTWRLISPLIMLVIFFFYFVVTVNKELLYSVWDPSYEEFPKTEKVQYPPWVYAIIVILAGVPSLAIPTFAIYKAIRNYCQKKNDRTGLIATSETSINGNLKHLS